A single genomic interval of Hevea brasiliensis isolate MT/VB/25A 57/8 chromosome 4, ASM3005281v1, whole genome shotgun sequence harbors:
- the LOC110654729 gene encoding endoribonuclease Dicer homolog 3a isoform X3: MDCEDQISELESILDSQVYTIEDRTEMDIHVPSARETCRFYDKAQCYSSELKSKIEASWSKFDASMLSLQGSIQSGYKDIDDKIRTLRQRLSNDHAKILNCLEDLGLVCAYEAVKVCLQSAPNSTEDCVIYREISLQHRYFLEEVLSLIGESLPHCDNFLLDLDFDFLKAVVFGYISPKLYELLQLFLSFGGARQILCLIFVDRIVTAKVIERFVKKVAVLAHFTVSYVTGTNTSVDAVTPKTQKETLESFRSGKVNLLFSTDVLREGIHVPNCSCVICFDLPKTVCCYVQSRGRARQNDSEYIIMLERGNVKQRDQLFDFIRSEWLMTNTTINRDPDVQSLKTCAAEETKAYIVNATGASVTADSSVNLIYRYCEKLPGDRYFTPRPTFEFEVFEQSCQCKIKLPASAAFQTLVGPICRSQQLAKQLVCLEACKKLHQMGALDDHLRPSFDDPMEDNCIMRSKETLAGAGTTKRKELHGTTGIHALSGSWGENLDGTTFYAYKFDFSCSIATEMYSGFILLIESKLDDDVGNVELDLYLVRKIVRASVSSCGQVHLDAEQMMKAKCFHELFFNALFGKLFTGSKSSKTREFLLQKEKSLFWIPSNMYLLLPLETFSASNDESWKINWTGVDSCTYVVEFLKNTFLGAEQCNGESRRSSSCRVGSSVTECSGVNTIHFANFSVDADKLKDVVVLAIHTGKIYSVIEVVSDMSAESPFEQNAGDAPSNYSSFTEYFNKKYGIVLMHPGQPLLLLKQSHKPHNLLPNPNDEVTSKDGMAVVKQRQFVHMPPELLVSIDIPVQTLKSFYLLPSLMYRLESLMLASQLRQEIDCRIPDCYIPSSLMLEAITTLRCSETFSMERLELLGDSVLKYAISSDLFLRYPTKHEGQLSARRIQAVCNSALHKLGISLKLQGYIRDSAFNPRCWVAPGQRPAYYIPCKCGVDTLEVPLDAKFQTEDPKIKIAICCSMGHRWICSKTISDCVEAIVGAYYVSGGLIAAVHVMKWLGMDVEFDPSLVDEAISSASLRSYMPKENEVTSLESKLGYTFSVKFLIQEAMTHASMQEQGVGYCYQRLEFLGDSLLDLLITWHLYQSHTNIDPGELTDLRSACVSNENFAQIVVRRELYKHLQHCSTLLLSQITEYLESFCESDEATKLSTVPKGPKALGDLLESIAGAMLVDTKFDLDEVWRIFKPLLSPIATPESLELPPLRELIELCDSRGYFIKERCTIKNDIVHAHLRLQLNDVLLVGDGYDRNRKTAKGKAASHLLKELENRGIRYSRGDSKRKQDPDHVVDSSSLDLTNAHTCEPKNHKKQKKVENESPTGSSGVPSLVGSPKEGLPVIESINMKKGGPRTTLFELCKKGEWTRPTFQTTETKSRTPIIFGEGSERRESFISFISKITLNMPLYGIIECTGDPRPDKKSSLDSAALAMLYELKERGRLIIVDAQ, encoded by the exons ATGGATTGTGAGGATCAAATATCAGAACTTGAGAGCATTTTGGATTCGCAG GTTTATACTATCGAAGACAGGACAGAAATGGACATCCATGTTCCCTCTGCGAGAGAAACATGTAGATTTTATGACAAAGCACAGTGTTATAGTTCAGAATTGAAATCCAAGATTGAAGCATCATGGTCCAAG TTTGATGCTTCAATGCTAAGTTTGCAAGGGTCAATACAAAGCGGTTACAAGGACATTGATGATAAAATTAGGACACTGAGACAGCGGCTGTCCAATGACCATGCAAAGATTTTGAATTGCCTTGAAGATCTAGGCCTCGTATGTGCTTATGAG GCTGTCAAAGTTTGCTTGCAGAGTGCTCCCAACTCCACTGAGGATTGTGTGATTTATAGAGAAATTTCTCTGCAACATAGATATTTCCTTGAGGAAGTGTTGAGCCTAATTGGCGAGTCCTTGCCACATT GTGATAATTTTCTTTTGGATCTTGATTTTGATTTCTTAAAGGCAGTAGTTTTCGGCTACATATCTCCAAAATTATATGAACTGCTTCAACTTTTCCTATCATTTGG AGGAGCTAGGCAAATACTGTGCCTCATTTTTGTTGATAGAATTGTTACAGCTAAAGTAATTGAAAGATTTGTGAAGAAAGTTGCAGTGTTAGCACATTTCACAGTTTCATATGTTACTGGAACTAATACATCAGTAGATGCAGTGACCCCTAAAACGCAGAAGGAAACGCTGGAATCATTTCGTTCTGGAAAG GTCAACTTATTATTTTCCACTGATGTGCTGAGGGAGGGAATTCATGTGCCAAACTGCTCCTGCGTAATATGTTTTGATTTGCCCAAGACAGTCTGCTGTTATGTCCAATCTCGAGGACGTGCTAGACAAAATGATTCCGAATATATCATTATGCTTGAGAG GGGAAACGTGAAACAAAGGGACCAACTATTTGATTTCATCAGGAGTGAATGGCTAATGACAAATACAACTATAAATAGAGATCCTGATGTACAGTCTCTGAAAACATGTGCTGCTGAGGAAACTAAGGCATATATTGTGAATGCGACTGGGGCATCAGTTACTGCAGACTCCAGTGTTAATCTCATATATCGATATTGTGAAAAGCTTCCTGGTGACAG GTACTTTACACCAAGGCCAACTTTTGAGTTCGAAGTTTTTGAACAGTCATGCCAGTGTAAAATAAAGTTACCTGCCAGTGCAGCTTTTCAAACACTAGTTGGCCCAATATGTAGGAGTCAACAATTAGCTAAGCAGCTTGTATGCTTGGAAGCTTGTAAGAAGCTGCATCAAATGGGTGCCCTGGATGATCATCTCCGACCGTCATTTGATGACCCTATGGAAGATAATTGTATTATGAGAAGCAAAGAAACATTAGCAGGTGCAG GAACTACAAAAAGGAAGGAATTGCACGGAACCACCGGCATTCATGCATTATCTGGAAGCTGGGGAGAGAACCTTGATGGAACCACCTTCTATGCATATAAGTTTGACTTCTCTTGTAGTATTGCCACAGAGATGTATTCCGGATTTATTCTTCTAATTGAGTCGAAGCTTGATGATGATGTTGGAAATGTTGAGTTGGACCTTTACTTGGTCAGGAAGATTGTTAGGGCTTCTGTTTCTTCATGTGGACAAGTGCATTTAGATGCTGAACAG ATGATGAAAGCAAAATGCTTTCATGAATTATTTTTCAATGCCTTATTTGGGAAGTTGTTTACCGGGTCCAAATCATCTAAAACAAGAGAGTTTTTGCTTCAGAAAGAAAAAAGTTTGTTTTGGATCCCATCAAACATGTATTTGCTACTACCACTCGAGACTTTCAGTGCTTCAAATGATGAGTCTTGGAAAATAAATTGGACTGGAGTTGATTCTTGCACATATGTGGTAGAATTTTTGAAGAACACTTTCTTGGGTGCTGAGCAATGTAATGGTGAAAGCAGAAGGTCATCATCTTGTAGGGTTGGCTCATCTGTTACTGAATGCAGTGGTGTAAACACAATCCACTTTGCTAATTTTTCAGTTGATGCAGATAAACTGAAAGATGTGGTGGTATTGGCAATTCACACAGGAAAAATATACTCTGTTATTGAAGTGGTGAGTGATATGTCTGCTGAGAGTCCTTTTGAGCAAAATGCTGGTGATGCACCATCAAATTATTCTTCATTCACTGAGTACTTCAACAAAAA GTATGGAATTGTGCTGATGCATCCAGGACAACCTTTGTTGCTGTTAAAGCAAAGCCATAAACCACACAACCTGCTTCCAAATCCTAATGATGAAG TTACTTCAAAAGATGGCATGGCTGTTGTAAAACAGCGACAATTTGTTCATATGCCACCTGAGCTTTTAGTCAGTATTGATATTCCAGTCCAGACTCTAAAATCATTTTACTTACTTCCATCTTTGATGTATCGTCTGGAGTCTCTGATGTTAGCCAGTCAACTTAGACAGGAGATTGACTGCCGGATTCCTGACTGTTATATCCCAAGTTCACTG ATGTTGGAAGCAATAACAACACTTAGATGTAGTGAAACTTTTTCCATGGAGCGATTGGAGTTGCTTGGAGATTCAGTTTTGAAGTATGCTATAAGTTCTGACCTCTTTCTAAGATACCCTACAAAACATGAAGGCCAATTATCTGCTCGGCGCATACAGGCTGTTTGTAATTCAGCCCTACATAAATTGGGAATAAGTCTCAAATTACAG GGATATATACGAGACAGTGCATTCAATCCTCGTTGTTGGGTTGCTCCAGGGCAGCGACCTGCATATTATATTCCTTGTAAATGTGGGGTTGATACTTTAGAAGTGCCTTTAGATGCCAAATTTCAAACTGAAGACCCTAAAATTAAGATTGCAATATGCTGCTCCATGGGCCACCGATGGATCTGTTCCAAAACCATATCTGATTGTGTTGAAGCCATTGTAGGAGCATACTACGTAAGTGGAGGACTGATTGCTGCAGTTCATGTGATGAAGTGGCTTGGTATGGATGTTGAATTTGATCCTTCATTGGTAGATGAAGCCATTTCCAGTGCTTCTTTACGATCTTATATGCCAAAAGAAAATGAGGTAACGAGCCTCGAGTCAAAGCTTGGTTATACATTTTCTGTCAAGTTTCTTATACAAGAGGCTATGACACATGCATCCATGCAAGAGCAGGGAGTTGGCTATTGTTACCAG AGACTTGAATTTCTTGGTGACTCTTTATTGGACTTGCTCATCACATGGCATCTCTATCAAAGCCACACAAACATTGATCCTGGTGAGTTGACAGACTTGCGCTCAGCTTGTGTTAGtaatgaaaattttgctcaaattGTTGTGAGAAGGGAGCTATACAAGCATCTTCAACATTGTTCTACATTACTTCTAAGCCAGATAACAGAATATCTGGAGTCTTTTTGTGAATCTGATGAAGCCACCAAATTGTCCACAGTTCCAAAGGGTCCTAAG GCTCTTGGAGACCTACTTGAAAGTATAGCAGGGGCAATGTTAGTTGATACAAAGTTTGACCTTGATGAAGTGTGGAGAATATTTAAGCCACTGTTGTCTCCAATTGCAACACCTGAGAGTCTGGAGCTGCCTCCATTGCGTGAACTGATTGAATTATGCGACTCTCGTGGATATTTTATAAAAGAAAGATGTACAATTAAGAATGACATTGTGCATGCCCATCTTAGACTACAGCTGAATGATGTTCTTTTGGTTGGAGACGGATATGATCGGAACAGAAAAACTGCAAAAGGAAAAGCGGCTTCTCATTTGTTGAAGGAACTTGAG AATAGAGGAATAAGGTACTCCCGAGGTGATTCAAAGAGGAAACAAGATCCTGATCACGTTGTTGATTCATCTTCCCTAGACCTAACAAACGCTCACACCTGTGAGCCAAAAAACCATAAGAAGCAGAAGAAAGTAGAAAATGAATCTCCTACAGGGTCA